Genomic segment of Leuconostoc mesenteroides subsp. mesenteroides:
TGCTTTTCCACAGTACCTTCGACCTTTGCACCTTCAACAAAAGGTGTACCAATCTTTGAATCAGTTAATACAACTTGGTCAAAAGTAACCTTTTCACCTGCTTCTGCATCTAACTTCTCGACGAAGATTGTGTCGCCTTCAGCGACTTTGTATTGTTTGCCGCCAGTTACAATAATTGCGTATGCCATTATTGGTTTCTCCTTATACTTAGACTCACCATCACAGGCGGTTGGGCCCTAGTCCCAAGCATGCTTTGACCTGT
This window contains:
- the rplU gene encoding 50S ribosomal protein L21, with translation MAYAIIVTGGKQYKVAEGDTIFVEKLDAEAGEKVTFDQVVLTDSKIGTPFVEGAKVEGTVEKQGKQKKVVTFKYRAKKHSHTKQGHRQPYTRVKIDSIA